A portion of the Ricinus communis isolate WT05 ecotype wild-type chromosome 10, ASM1957865v1, whole genome shotgun sequence genome contains these proteins:
- the LOC8260943 gene encoding U11/U12 small nuclear ribonucleoprotein 65 kDa protein isoform X1 yields the protein MEVESAAVSTLLIRHLPEAIPHETLSRLFSHYGATSVRPCAGGRLRNCAFVDFKNEALAYQAQRQLNGLRFLGKVLAAEKANNNKPNENNVLTQSEAQIRKDHTLPTSVDKDASAMIDTDGRSKSVPASEPIAPRLGVDYPFPPHLEYTYPPPDGNILTNIVNALIAVPRFYTQVLHLMNKMNIPAPFRMALPTPPLPPSAPPPPPPPPPTVAGKPHLADLSSSEAEMESSDEDIDNKTHPVSREIKSRRKRVRQEAIVGPGVDKDVVHEAVGLKPSSLVPKEIPVIKKKNPVLQIKIAPKVSQTEQTDDISMKESDEQDEEGLDHKPFATPEELESNKLAPEEILSLPQFKNYTVGNPASVLYIKNLSKDMVADDFFYIFGSLFGSLDAAKVGLSVKLMQEGRMRGQAFVTFPSVELAHQALNLVNGYVFKGKPMIIQFGRNPSASKTN from the exons ATGGAAGTGGAATCAGCAGCGGTGAGTACCTTATTGATAAGGCACCTTCCAGAGGCAATTCCACATGAAACTCTTTCACGTCTCTTCTCTCACTACGGCGCCACCTCTGTCCGTCCATGCGCCGGCGGAAG ACTTAGAAACTGTGCGTTTGTGGATTTCAAAAATGAAGCTTTGGCTTATCAAGCACAGCGTCAATTGAATGG GTTGAGGTTTCTTGGTAAGGTGTTAGCTGCGGAGAAAGCCAATAATAATAAGCCAAATGAGAATAATGTGCTTACACAAAGTGAAGCTCAAATAAGGAAGGATCATACACTACCGACTTCTGTGGACAAGGATGCTTCTGCAATGATAGATACTGATGGTCGTTCTAAGTCCGTACCTGCTAGTGAACCCATTGCTCCAAGGCTTGGTGTAGACTATCCATTTCCTCCTCATTTGGA GTACACTTATCCTCCTCCAGATGGAAACATTCTGACCAACATTGTAAATGCCCTTATTGCTGTTCCTCGTTTTTATACACAG GTGTTGCATTTGATGAACAAAATGAACATTCCAGCTCCATTTCGAATGGCCCTGCCAACTCCACCATTGCCACCTTCAGCACCCCCACCCCCGCCGCCACCTCCCCCTACTGTTGCTGGAAAGCCTCACTTGGCAGATTTATCCAGTAGTGAGGCAGAAATGGAGTCTTCAGATGAG GATATTGATAACAAAACCCATCCTGTTTCAAGAGAAATTAAATCTCGAAGAAAGCGTGTGAGACAAGAAGCAATAGTAGGCCCTGGAGTGGATAAAGATGTGGTTCATGAAGCTGTTGGATTGAAACCTTCCTCCCTGGTTCCAAAAGAAATTCCtgttataaaaaagaaaaatcccgTGTTGCAG ATCAAAATTGCCCCAAAAGTATCTCAGACTGAACAAACAGATGATATCAGTATGAAAGAATCTGATGAACAAGATGAGGAAGGTTTAGATCATAAACCTTTTGCAACTCCAGAAGAATTGGAAAGTAACAAGCTGGCTCCAGAGGAAATTTTATCGCTTCCTCAGTTTAAG AATTACACAGTTGGGAATCCTGCATCTGTGCTGTACATAAAGAACTTGAGCAAGGACATGGTTGCTGATGACTTCTTCTACATATTTG GATCATTGTTTGGAAGCCTTGATGCTGCTAAAGTTGGCCTTAGTGTGAAGCTGATGCAG GAGGGGAGAATGAGGGGTCAAGCTTTTGTGACATTTCCATCAGTTGAACTTGCCCATCAAGCTCTG AATCTAGTGAATGGATATGTATTTAAAGGGAAACCGATGATCATACAGTTTGGCAGGAATCCTTCAGCTAGCAAGACAAATTAG
- the LOC8260943 gene encoding U11/U12 small nuclear ribonucleoprotein 65 kDa protein isoform X3 — MEVESAAVSTLLIRHLPEAIPHETLSRLFSHYGATSVRPCAGGRLRNCAFVDFKNEALAYQAQRQLNGLRFLGKVLAAEKANNNKPNENNVLTQSEAQIRKDHTLPTSVDKDASAMIDTDGRSKSVPASEPIAPRLGVDYPFPPHLEYTYPPPDGNILTNIVNALIAVPRFYTQVLHLMNKMNIPAPFRMALPTPPLPPSAPPPPPPPPPTVAGKPHLADLSSSEAEMESSDEDIDNKTHPVSREIKSRRKRVRQEAIVGPGVDKDVVHEAVGLKPSSLVPKEIPVIKKKNPVLQIKIAPKVSQTEQTDDISMKESDEQDEEGLDHKPFATPEELESNKLAPEEILSLPQFKNYTVGNPASVLYIKNLSKDMVADDFFYIFGSLFGSLDAAKVGLSVKLMQN, encoded by the exons ATGGAAGTGGAATCAGCAGCGGTGAGTACCTTATTGATAAGGCACCTTCCAGAGGCAATTCCACATGAAACTCTTTCACGTCTCTTCTCTCACTACGGCGCCACCTCTGTCCGTCCATGCGCCGGCGGAAG ACTTAGAAACTGTGCGTTTGTGGATTTCAAAAATGAAGCTTTGGCTTATCAAGCACAGCGTCAATTGAATGG GTTGAGGTTTCTTGGTAAGGTGTTAGCTGCGGAGAAAGCCAATAATAATAAGCCAAATGAGAATAATGTGCTTACACAAAGTGAAGCTCAAATAAGGAAGGATCATACACTACCGACTTCTGTGGACAAGGATGCTTCTGCAATGATAGATACTGATGGTCGTTCTAAGTCCGTACCTGCTAGTGAACCCATTGCTCCAAGGCTTGGTGTAGACTATCCATTTCCTCCTCATTTGGA GTACACTTATCCTCCTCCAGATGGAAACATTCTGACCAACATTGTAAATGCCCTTATTGCTGTTCCTCGTTTTTATACACAG GTGTTGCATTTGATGAACAAAATGAACATTCCAGCTCCATTTCGAATGGCCCTGCCAACTCCACCATTGCCACCTTCAGCACCCCCACCCCCGCCGCCACCTCCCCCTACTGTTGCTGGAAAGCCTCACTTGGCAGATTTATCCAGTAGTGAGGCAGAAATGGAGTCTTCAGATGAG GATATTGATAACAAAACCCATCCTGTTTCAAGAGAAATTAAATCTCGAAGAAAGCGTGTGAGACAAGAAGCAATAGTAGGCCCTGGAGTGGATAAAGATGTGGTTCATGAAGCTGTTGGATTGAAACCTTCCTCCCTGGTTCCAAAAGAAATTCCtgttataaaaaagaaaaatcccgTGTTGCAG ATCAAAATTGCCCCAAAAGTATCTCAGACTGAACAAACAGATGATATCAGTATGAAAGAATCTGATGAACAAGATGAGGAAGGTTTAGATCATAAACCTTTTGCAACTCCAGAAGAATTGGAAAGTAACAAGCTGGCTCCAGAGGAAATTTTATCGCTTCCTCAGTTTAAG AATTACACAGTTGGGAATCCTGCATCTGTGCTGTACATAAAGAACTTGAGCAAGGACATGGTTGCTGATGACTTCTTCTACATATTTG GATCATTGTTTGGAAGCCTTGATGCTGCTAAAGTTGGCCTTAGTGTGAAGCTGATGCAG AACTAA
- the LOC8276541 gene encoding thioredoxin-like 1-1, chloroplastic translates to MADVLSKTNLVPSSCCNGYKNQKKDGAFVLKRSCSLKVSSRKFNPQAFGSQKISLISDFYGKRVIVQEKQLKRGNFHQFSIKAQTGLRLKNAPKWWEKGLQPNMKEITSAQDLVDSLMNAGDKLVIVDFFSPGCGGCKALHPKICQFAEMNPDVQFLQVNYEEHKSMCYSLNVHVLPFFRFYRGAQGRVCSFSCTNATIKKFKDALAKHTPDRCSLGPTKGLEEKELIALASNKDLNFTCTPKPVQPTAPAQEEIIPAALTPAHVNQTLPLPIPLSTTSLMSAQDLGEKTLVTSGR, encoded by the exons ATGGCTGATGTTTTGAGCAAGACCAATCTTGTTCCTTCGTCTTGTTGTAATGGTTACAAGAACCAGAAGAAAGATGGTGCCTTCGTTCTAAAAAGAAGTTGCAGTCTTAAGGTGTCATCTAGGAAATTCAATCCTCAGGCTTTCGGATCACAGAAGATATCACTTATTTCTGATTTTTATGGCAAGAGGGTTATTGTTCAAGAAAAACAACTCAAGAGAGggaattttcatcaattttcaATTAAGGCTCAG ACTGGACTGAGACTCAAGAATGCTCCAAAATGGTGGGAAAAGGGGTTGCAACCAAACATGAAGGAGATCACCTCTGCACAAGACCTTGTGGACTCCCTTATGAATGCTGGGGACAAACTTGTAATTGTTGATTTCTTCTCCCCTGGCTGTGGTGGCTGCAAAGCTCTCCATCCAAAG ATATGTCAATTTGCGGAGATGAACCCTGATGTCCAGTTTCTTCAGGTGAATTATGAGGAACATAAATCCATGTGTTATAGCCTCAATGTACACGTACTGCCATTCTTTAGATTTTACCGAGGGGCTCAAGGCCGAGTATGCAGCTTTAGCTGTACTAATGCCACG attaagaaatttaaagatGCATTAGCCAAGCACACCCCAGACCGATGCAGCCTCGGGCCAACCAAAGGGCTGGAGGAGAAAGAGCTTATTGCGTTGGCTTCTAACAAAGATCTCAACTTTACATGCACACCAAAACCAGTTCAACCAACTGCTCCTGCTCAGGAAGAGATAATACCAGCAGCACTCACCCCAGCTCATGTGAATCAAACCCTACCTCTTCCTATTCCTCTCTCTACAACAAGCCTGATGTCTGCCCAAGACTTGGGGGAGAAAACCTTGGTTACTTCTGGGAGATAG
- the LOC8276542 gene encoding tyrosine-specific transport system, whose protein sequence is MLHLSYPITKPNSILPSRFNLSPKRLPISHISPPAKNIISPSIKIPLLLTPRCSLQENIPLSSTTSHSDEASTPNKAQQQEDRKNYWGAVSLIIGTAVGPGMLGLPAATLRSGSFPSTIAILLCWVYVISSVFLVAELSFAAMQEDAVVEVSFTGLATKSLGSYFGAIVAVVYASLSFSLLVACVSGIGSLVSQWFPRMNLVLANALFPLAAGITVVCFPFKVIDNANRLLCMLMLFFITALVGIGLSVARTNVLGSLARSSWTISSILPAIPVTVLTLGFHVITPFVCKIAGDNISDARKAILIGGAVPLIMVLSWNLIVLGLAGANGTVSSNDPIALLLSVNPSALSAVQGFAFSALATSLIGYTVSFPKQILDAFDLVFMKINSLEETSSQHQMFSFVDGKGRVGLVTFSGGNDYGNAGRAFFGGSKYSAASEARIPSSMAESNSFHQTFVTVLILGVSVLIGSFFRSTFSRALDFAGVYANCFLFGILPPLMAHVQQSRKKLRPSILPGGDIALMLLFGIAVVLAIFH, encoded by the exons ATGCTTCATCTTTCTTACCCAATAACCAAACCCAATTCAATCTTACCTTCAAGGTTCAATCTCTCACCTAAAAGACTCCCCATTTCCCACATTTCACCACCCGCCAAGAATATCATTTCTCCATCAATCAAAATACCCCTTCTTCTGACTCCAAGGTGCTCTCTACAAGAAAACATTCCACTTTCCAGTACTACCTCTCATTCTGATGAAGCAAGCACCCCAAACAAGGCCCAACAACAAGAAGATAGAAAGAACTACTGGGGTGCTGTTAGTTTGATCATTGGAACTGCAGTAGGGCCTGGAATGCTTGGTTTGCCTGCTGCAACTTTAAGATCAGGCTCATTTCCATCAACCATTGCTATTTTGCTTTGTTGGGTTTATGTAATCTCTTCTGTTTTTCTTGTTGCTGAGCTTAGTTTTGCTGCTATGCAAGAAGATGCGGTGGTAGAGGTGAGCTTTACTGGCCTTGCTACAAAATCATTAGGAAGTTATTTTGGTGCTATAGTGGCTGTGGTTTATGCTAGCTTGAGTTTTTCTTTGCTAGTGGCTTGTGTTTCAGGCATTGGCTCTTTAGTATCTCAGTGGTTTCCAAGGATGAATCTTGTTCTAGCTAATGCATTGTTTCCATTGGCCGCTGGAATCACAGTCGTTTGCTTTCCGTTCAAGGTCATTGATAATGCAAATCGATTATTATGCATGCTCATGCTCTTTTTCATAACTGCACTTGTGGGCATTGGTCTCTCTGTGGCTAGAACAAATGTATTGGGTTCTTTGGCTCGTTCTTCATGGACTATTTCATCAATCTTGCCTGCTATACCTGTCACTGTACTCACATTAGGGTTCCATGTTATCACCCCTTTTGTATGTAAGATTGCTGGGGACAATATTTCTGATGCGAGAAAAGCAATACTGATTGGTGGGGCAGTTCCATTGATTATGGTTTTATCATGGAATTTGATTGTTTTGGGTCTTGCTGGGGCTAACGGAACTGTCTCCTCCAATGACCCTATTGCCCTCTTGCTTTCTGTCAATCCTTCTGCTTTATCTGCTGTTCAGGGTTTTGCCTTTTCTGCTCTGGCGACTAGCTTGATAGGATATACTGTTAGCTTCCCCAAACAGATTCTTGATGCCTTCGATTTggtatttatgaaaattaattcattagaAGAAACTAGCTCTCAGCATCAAATGTTTTCATTTGTGGATGGTAAAGGAAGAGTTGGTTTAGTAACTTTTTCTGGTGGCAATGATTATGGAAATGCAGGGAGGGCTTTCTTTGGTGGATCAAAGTATTCTGCTGCCTCAGAAGCTAGAATACCATCAAGCATGGCCGAGTCTAATTCATTTCATCAAACATTTGTAACAGTGCTAATACTTGGTGTTTCTGTTCTCATAGGATCCTTCTTTCGCTCTACATTCTCAAGAGCCCTGGATTTTGCAGGAGTCTATGCAAACTGTTTCTTGTTTGGCATACTTCCCCCTTTGATGGCACATGTACAACAGTCCAGGAAGAAGCTCAG GCCATCCATTCTGCCAGGAGGAGATATCGCACTAATGCTGCTTTTTGGCATAGCTGTTGTTTTGGCAATTTTTCATTAG
- the LOC8260943 gene encoding U11/U12 small nuclear ribonucleoprotein 65 kDa protein isoform X2: MEVESAAVSTLLIRHLPEAIPHETLSRLFSHYGATSVRPCAGGRLRNCAFVDFKNEALAYQAQRQLNGLRFLGKVLAAEKANNNKPNENNVLTQSEAQIRKDHTLPTSVDKDASAMIDTDGRSKSVPASEPIAPRLGVDYPFPPHLEYTYPPPDGNILTNIVNALIAVPRFYTQVLHLMNKMNIPAPFRMALPTPPLPPSAPPPPPPPPPTVAGKPHLADLSSSEAEMESSDEDIDNKTHPVSREIKSRRKRVRQEAIVGPGVDKDVVHEAVGLKPSSLVPKEIPVIKKKNPVLQIKIAPKVSQTEQTDDISMKESDEQDEEGLDHKPFATPEELESNKLAPEEILSLPQFKNYTVGNPASVLYIKNLSKDMVADDFFYIFGSLFGSLDAAKVGLSVKLMQNLVNGYVFKGKPMIIQFGRNPSASKTN, translated from the exons ATGGAAGTGGAATCAGCAGCGGTGAGTACCTTATTGATAAGGCACCTTCCAGAGGCAATTCCACATGAAACTCTTTCACGTCTCTTCTCTCACTACGGCGCCACCTCTGTCCGTCCATGCGCCGGCGGAAG ACTTAGAAACTGTGCGTTTGTGGATTTCAAAAATGAAGCTTTGGCTTATCAAGCACAGCGTCAATTGAATGG GTTGAGGTTTCTTGGTAAGGTGTTAGCTGCGGAGAAAGCCAATAATAATAAGCCAAATGAGAATAATGTGCTTACACAAAGTGAAGCTCAAATAAGGAAGGATCATACACTACCGACTTCTGTGGACAAGGATGCTTCTGCAATGATAGATACTGATGGTCGTTCTAAGTCCGTACCTGCTAGTGAACCCATTGCTCCAAGGCTTGGTGTAGACTATCCATTTCCTCCTCATTTGGA GTACACTTATCCTCCTCCAGATGGAAACATTCTGACCAACATTGTAAATGCCCTTATTGCTGTTCCTCGTTTTTATACACAG GTGTTGCATTTGATGAACAAAATGAACATTCCAGCTCCATTTCGAATGGCCCTGCCAACTCCACCATTGCCACCTTCAGCACCCCCACCCCCGCCGCCACCTCCCCCTACTGTTGCTGGAAAGCCTCACTTGGCAGATTTATCCAGTAGTGAGGCAGAAATGGAGTCTTCAGATGAG GATATTGATAACAAAACCCATCCTGTTTCAAGAGAAATTAAATCTCGAAGAAAGCGTGTGAGACAAGAAGCAATAGTAGGCCCTGGAGTGGATAAAGATGTGGTTCATGAAGCTGTTGGATTGAAACCTTCCTCCCTGGTTCCAAAAGAAATTCCtgttataaaaaagaaaaatcccgTGTTGCAG ATCAAAATTGCCCCAAAAGTATCTCAGACTGAACAAACAGATGATATCAGTATGAAAGAATCTGATGAACAAGATGAGGAAGGTTTAGATCATAAACCTTTTGCAACTCCAGAAGAATTGGAAAGTAACAAGCTGGCTCCAGAGGAAATTTTATCGCTTCCTCAGTTTAAG AATTACACAGTTGGGAATCCTGCATCTGTGCTGTACATAAAGAACTTGAGCAAGGACATGGTTGCTGATGACTTCTTCTACATATTTG GATCATTGTTTGGAAGCCTTGATGCTGCTAAAGTTGGCCTTAGTGTGAAGCTGATGCAG AATCTAGTGAATGGATATGTATTTAAAGGGAAACCGATGATCATACAGTTTGGCAGGAATCCTTCAGCTAGCAAGACAAATTAG
- the LOC8260942 gene encoding pentatricopeptide repeat-containing protein At1g09220, mitochondrial — protein sequence MLRVKGPSFLPFTNKTTPKPKTNFLIRSFKRLLSTIKQQQEVKEKAKHLFSLLLKNPTICRSTQQLHSHLLINGLLSHSMLLFNTLLRCYCLSNSPHLAFSLYNQLQQVYFHSSLLPAFPFDTFTYTFLINASTNSSCPRIGIQFQSLITKVGFRSHVYVHTALVNMYLASGFLGNALLAFDEMPEKNSVTWNVMITGLVKWGKLEFARSFFDDMPEKNVVSWTGIIDGYVRMNRITEGLALFRRMVSFEGIAPSEITILAILPAISGIGELQNCGLIHCLVEKRGFNSSDIRVTNSIIDTYAKCGCIVSASRFFEEISVERKNLVSWTSIISGFAMHGMGQEAVKSFENMERTGLKPNRVTFLSVLNACSHGGLVAEGHEFFEKMVNQYSILPDIKHYGCLVDMLGRTGRLEEAEKLALGIPSEIVNAVIWRTLLGACSFHGNSEIGERVTRKIMEMERGYGGDYVLMYNIFAGVGRFEDAERLRVLMDERNAFKVPGHSLV from the coding sequence ATGTTGAGGGTTAAAGGACCTAGCTTTCTTCCCTTCACGAACAAGACTACGCCAAAACCCAAAACAAACTTCCTAATCCGAAGTTTTAAGAGATTATTATCCACAATTAAACAGCAACAAGAAGTTAAAGAAAAGGCAAAGCACTTGTTCTCTCTTTTACTCAAAAACCCAACAATTTGCCGATCCACGCAGCAGCTACACTCGCACCTACTCATCAATGGATTATTAAGCCATTCGATGCTTCTCTTTAACACTCTGCTTAGATGCTATTGTCTGAGTAACTCCCCACACTTAGCTTTTTCGCTCTATAATCAACTCCAACAAGTTTATTTTCACTCCTCTTTATTACCAGCGTTCCCATTTGATACCTTTACTTATACCTTTCTTATAAATGCCAGCACTAATTCTTCTTGCCCAAGAATAGGAATTCAGTTTCAAAGTCTCATAACGAAAGTGGGTTTTCGATCTCATGTTTATGTACATACTGCTCTTGTGAACATGTACTTGGCTAGTGGGTTTTTAGGTAATGCCCTTCTTGCATTTGATGAAATGCCTGAGAAAAATTCTGTTACTTGGAATGTGATGATTACTGGTTTGGTTAAATGGGGTAAGCTTGAATTTGCACGTTCTTTCTTTGATGATATGCCAGAGAAAAATGTTGTATCTTGGACTGGGATTATTGACGGGTATGTAAGGATGAACAGGATTACCGAAGGTTTAGCTTTGTTTCGAAGAATGGTTTCTTTTGAGGGTATTGCACCAAGTGAGATAACTATACTTGCTATTTTACCAGCCATTTCCGGTATAGGTGAGTTACAGAATTGCGGGTTGATCCATTGTCTTGTGGAGAAAAGAGGATTTAATTCGTCTGATATACGTGTTACTAACTCAATTATAGACACTTATGCAAAATGTGGTTGCATAGTGAGTGCATCAAGATTTTTTGAGGAGATTTCGGTTGAGAGGAAGAATTTGGTATCTTGGACGTCAATCATTTCTGGGTTTGCAATGCATGGGATGGGACAGGAAGCAGTGAAAAGTTTTGAGAATATGGAAAGAACAGGATTGAAGCCCAATCGAGTGACGTTCTTGAGTGTTTTGAATGCCTGTAGTCATGGAGGATTGGTTGCAGAGGGGCAtgaattttttgaaaagatgGTGAATCAGTATAGCATTTTGCCGGATATTAAGCATTATGGATGTTTAGTAGATATGCTGGGCAGGACAGGGAGATTAGAAGAAGCAGAGAAATTGGCTTTGGGAATTCCTAGTGAAATTGTTAATGCTGTGATCTGGAGAACTCTTTTGGGTGCATGTAGCTTTCATGGTAATAGCGAGATAGGCGAAAGGGTGACAAGAAAGATAATGGAAATGGAGAGAGGATATGGAGGGGATTACGTGCTCATGTATAACATATTTGCTGGTGTTGGGAGGTTCGAGGATGCTGAAAGGTTGAGAGTATTGATGGATGAGAGAAATGCCTTCAAAGTTCCTGGCCATAGTTTGGTCTGA